A genome region from Macaca nemestrina isolate mMacNem1 chromosome 15, mMacNem.hap1, whole genome shotgun sequence includes the following:
- the LOC105486756 gene encoding putative cystatin-9-like protein CST9LP1, producing MLSLPQSMALSWVPLLLLFSFQLLVTYAWRFQEEEEWNDQKQIAMYLPPTLEFAVYTFNQQSKDWYAYKLVRRQHQHFLDSWKEKGYDKMTFSMNLQLGRTTCGKFEDDIDNCPFQESPELNDTRTCFFTIGIEPWRTPFDLWNKTCSGGHS from the exons ATGTTGAGTCTACCGCAGAGCATGGCTCTGTCGTGGGTGCCACTGCTGCTTCTCTTCAGCTTCCAGCTCCTGGTTACCTATGCTTGGCGTTTCCAAGAGGAAGAGGAGTGGAATGACCAAAAACAAATTGCTATGTATCTCCCTCCCACCCTGGAGTTTGCCGTGTACACATTCAACCAGCAGAGCAAGGACTGGTATGCCTACAAGCTGGTGCGTAGGCAGCACCAGCACTTCCTGGATTCCTGGAAGGAGAAG GGTTACGATAAGATGACATTCTCCATGAATCTGCAACTGGGCCGAACCACGTGCGGGAAATTTGAAGACGACATTGACAACTGCCCTTTTCAAGAGAGCCCAGAGTTGAACGAT ACCCGCACCTGCTTCTTCACCATCGGAATAGAGCCCTGGAGGACACCGTTTGACCTCTGGAACAAGACATGCTCAGGCGGGCATTCCTGA